A single Candidatus Fusobacterium pullicola DNA region contains:
- a CDS encoding alpha/beta hydrolase: protein MSFRVVLIHGFNKSYRDMRPLQENLELLGYKVENLNFPLTFPDIKYSVSMLKDFLLDLKYGGLNEKEEIILIGYGLGGKLIERTLRDEEVKGVVDKVILISAPLRDSVIHRRLKRVFPILDNIFKPLHVLNKKSTFKLDDSIEVGIIIGTEPHGIFSRWLGEYSDGIVNYKECLYDGAKATLKLPLIHDEIHKKMGTAKYINNFISKGVFRA from the coding sequence ATGAGTTTTAGAGTTGTTTTAATACATGGATTTAATAAAAGTTATAGAGATATGAGACCTCTCCAAGAAAATTTAGAGCTATTAGGATATAAAGTTGAAAATTTAAATTTTCCTTTAACATTTCCAGATATAAAATACTCAGTAAGTATGCTAAAAGATTTTCTTTTAGATTTAAAGTATGGTGGTTTAAATGAAAAAGAAGAGATAATTCTAATAGGATATGGGCTTGGAGGAAAGTTAATAGAGAGAACTTTAAGAGATGAAGAGGTAAAAGGTGTAGTTGACAAGGTTATCTTGATATCAGCTCCTCTTAGAGATTCGGTTATTCACAGAAGATTAAAAAGAGTATTTCCTATTTTAGATAATATATTTAAACCCTTACATGTTTTAAATAAAAAAAGTACTTTTAAATTAGATGATTCAATAGAGGTAGGTATAATTATAGGTACAGAACCTCATGGAATTTTTTCAAGATGGTTAGGAGAGTACAGTGATGGAATTGTAAATTACAAAGAGTGCCTATATGATGGAGCAAAGGCAACATTAAAATTACCTTTAATACATGATGAAATTCATAAGAAAATGGGTACAGCAAAGTATATAAACAATTTTATATCTAAAGGAGTATTTAGAGCATAA
- the udk gene encoding uridine kinase yields MKDCIIIGVAGGSGSGKTTVANNLVKAFKAEDAVLVEQDAYYRELLNMSIEEKANVNFDHPDSIEFELLRKHLEMLKEGKSIDRPIYDFTTHSRKEGAVRINSSKIIIIEGILIFAVPEIRELLDVKIFVDTDADEMVLRRIERDMNERGRSFESVKNQYLTTVKPMFLEFCEPSKRYADVIIPRGGENKVAIDMIVSNLKGYLNQ; encoded by the coding sequence ATGAAAGATTGTATTATAATTGGAGTAGCAGGTGGAAGTGGAAGTGGAAAGACAACTGTTGCTAACAATTTAGTAAAAGCTTTTAAAGCCGAGGATGCTGTTTTAGTAGAGCAAGATGCTTACTATAGAGAGCTTTTAAATATGAGTATTGAGGAGAAAGCAAATGTAAACTTTGACCACCCTGACTCAATAGAGTTTGAACTTTTAAGAAAGCATTTAGAGATGCTGAAAGAGGGAAAATCTATAGATAGACCAATTTATGATTTTACAACTCATTCAAGAAAAGAGGGGGCAGTAAGAATAAACTCTTCTAAGATAATAATTATTGAGGGGATACTAATTTTTGCTGTACCAGAGATAAGAGAGTTGTTAGATGTTAAGATTTTTGTTGACACAGATGCAGATGAGATGGTCTTAAGAAGAATAGAAAGAGATATGAATGAGAGAGGAAGAAGTTTTGAATCTGTAAAAAATCAATATCTTACAACAGTAAAACCTATGTTTTTAGAGTTTTGTGAACCAAGTAAACGTTATGCAGATGTAATTATTCCAAGAGGTGGAGAGAATAAAGTAGCTATTGATATGATTGTTAGCAACTTAAAAGGTTACTTAAATCAATAA